Proteins encoded together in one Lathyrus oleraceus cultivar Zhongwan6 chromosome 5, CAAS_Psat_ZW6_1.0, whole genome shotgun sequence window:
- the LOC127086864 gene encoding ubinuclein-1: MSEAKDADKKIGTFQSKNTSESFDVSHQKYHEKGAYVQSKSQPGRPSKSIDNLENSGRLKEKNGMRQLPDLNLSVGKSATKAAKSEYMHRKDGSSARPKSSMLEKTLCELEKMVAESRPPAADQEADNTSQAVKRRLPREIKLKLAKVARLAASHGKVSKELINRLMSILGHLMQLRTLKVLHMLNINR; the protein is encoded by the exons ATGTCAGAAGCCAAAGATGCTGATAAGAAGATAGGAACTTTTCAATCTAAGAACACAAGTGAATCATTTGACGTATCTCATCAAAAGTACCATGAAAAAGGTGCTTATGTACAATCCAAATCCCAACCTGGAAGACCCTCGAAGAGTATTGATAATTTAGAAAATAGCGGTCGGTTGAAAGAAAAAAATGGTATGCGTCAACTTCCGGATCTTAACCTGTCTGTGGGAAAGTCTGCTACTAAAGCAGCA AAATCTGAATACATGCACAGGAAAGATGGGTCTAGTGCTAGGCCAAAATcttcaatgcttgagaagactcTGTGCGAGTTAGAGAAAATGGTTGCAGAGT CAAGGCCCCCTGCAGCGGACCAGGAGGCCGATAATACATCCCAGGCAGTCAAAAGGAGGTTGCCTAGGGAAATAAAGCTAAAGCTTGCTAAAGTGGCTAGACTAGCG GCCAGCCATGGGAAAGTATCAAAAGAGTTGATTAACCGCCTTATGAGTATTCTTGGGCACTTAATGCAACTCAGAACATTAAAGGTATTGCATATGCTAAATATAAACAGATAA
- the LOC127086863 gene encoding uncharacterized protein LOC127086863 yields the protein MIFDKGSMHSNLDCFVRSTTPVVQPQFLPKSEITNLNRLWQPWERETMEYFTLGDLWKCYDEWSAYGAGVPITLTSGETLVQYYVPYLSAIQIFTSNTFREEAESGDCETRDSCSDSYSDDSECDKLWRWDGTSSEEGGYEQDCLWHLNDRLGHLYCQYFERSNPYGRVPLMDKISGLAQRYPGLMSLRSVDLSPASWMAVAWYPIYHIPMGRTIKDLSTCFLTYHTLSSSFQGMDLDDDIEGGKEKKKEGENMSLPAFGLATYKMQGGNVWAGGNRGRDQERLMSLLSVADSWLKQLRVQHHDFNYFMGIRHG from the exons ATGATTTTTGATAAAGGGTCAATGCACTCTAACCTTGATTGCTTCGTTCGGTCTACAACACCCGTTGTTCAACCTCAATTTCTACCAAAG tCGGAAATTACGAACCTGAACCGTTTGTGGCAACCATGGGAAAGAGAAACAATGGAATATTTCACGTTAGGTGATTTATGGAAATGTTATGATGAATGGAGTGCTTATGGAGCTGGTGTTCCAATCACGTTAACTAGTGGAGAGACACTTGTTCAATACTATGTTCCTTATCTTTCTGCAATTCAGATTTTCACTAGCAACACTTTCAG GGAAGAGGCAGAATCAGGTGATTGTGAGACAAGGGATTCATGCAGTGATTCTTATAGTGATGATAGTGAATGTGATAAGTTATGGAGATGGGATGGAACTTCATCAGAAGAAGGAGGATATGAACAAGATTGTCTATGGCATTTGAATGATAGATTGGGTCATCTTTATTGTCAATATTTTGAAAGATCAAATCCATATGGAAGAGTACCTCTAATGGATAAG ATATCTGGATTAGCCCAAAGATACCCTGGGTTGATGTCACTAAGAAGTGTGGATCTTTCACCAGCAAGTTGGATGGCTGTTGCTTG GTACCCAATTTATCATATTCCCATGGGAAGAACAATTAAAGATCTTTCCACATGCTTCCTTACTTACCACACACTTTCATCTTCATTTCAAG GGATGGACCTTGATGATGATATTGAAggtggaaaagaaaagaaaaaggaagGAGAAAACATGTCATTGCCAGCGTTTGGATTGGCAACATACAAGATGCAAGGTGGGAATGTGTGGGCAGGAGGAAATCGTGGTCGGGACCAAGAAAGACTTATGTCACTATTAAGTGTGGCAGACTCATGGTTAAAGCAACTAAGGGTTCAACATCATGACTTCAATTATTTCATGGGTATTCGACATGGCTAA